From the genome of Nevskiales bacterium, one region includes:
- a CDS encoding OsmC family protein: MKARLKLAEGVCWVGETGSGHGVVIDGPPDIGGRNLGVRPMELVLLGVGSCSAMDVLHILRKARQAVTDCVVELKGRRAETDPKVFTDIHMHFIVSGNGLKEAQVKRAVELSAEKYCSASIMLKATVNITHSFEIRPATTV, translated from the coding sequence ATGAAGGCACGGCTCAAGCTGGCCGAAGGCGTGTGCTGGGTCGGGGAGACCGGCAGCGGTCACGGCGTGGTGATCGACGGCCCGCCGGACATCGGCGGCCGCAACCTCGGCGTGCGGCCCATGGAGCTGGTGCTGCTGGGCGTGGGCAGCTGCAGCGCCATGGACGTGCTGCACATCCTGCGCAAGGCGCGCCAGGCAGTGACCGACTGCGTGGTGGAACTCAAGGGCCGGCGCGCCGAGACCGACCCCAAGGTGTTCACCGACATTCATATGCACTTCATCGTCAGCGGCAACGGCCTCAAGGAGGCGCAGGTCAAGCGTGCGGTGGAGCTGTCGGCGGAGAAATACTGCTCGGCCTCGATCATGCTCAAGGCCACCGTCAACATCACCCACAGCTTCGAGATCCGGCCGGCCACGACAGTCTAG